The Falco peregrinus isolate bFalPer1 chromosome 1, bFalPer1.pri, whole genome shotgun sequence genome has a window encoding:
- the FGF8 gene encoding fibroblast growth factor 8 isoform X1, whose protein sequence is MDPCSSLFSYVLMHLFVLCLQAQVTVQSPPNFTQHVREQSLVTDQLSRRLVRTYQLYSRTSGKHVQILDNKKINAMAEDGDVHAKLIVETDTFGSRVRIKGAATGFYICMNKKGKLIGKSNGKGKDCVFTEIVLENNYTALQNAKYEGWYMAFTRKGRPRKGSKTRQHQREVHFMKRLPKGHQTTEPHRRFEFLNYPFNRRSKRTRNSSSRVGP, encoded by the exons ATGGACCCCTGCTCCTCGCTGTTCAGCTACGT gtTAATGCACTTGTTCGTCCTCTGCCTGCAAGCCCAG GTAACTGTTCAGTCCCCACCTAATTTTACACAGCATGtgagggagcagagcctggtGACGGATCAGCTCAGCCGACGGCTCGTCCGTACCTACCAGCTGTACAGCCGGACCAGTGGGAAACATGTGCAGATCTTGGACAACAAGAAAATCAATGCGATGGCAGAGGATGGGGATGTGCACG CCAAGCTCATCGTGGAGACGGACACCTTCGGGAGCCGTGTGCGCATCAAGGGGGCAGCCACAGGTTTCTACATCTGCATGAACAAGAAGGGGAAGCTGATCGGCAAG AGCAATGGCAAAGGCAAGGACTGTGTCTTCACGGAGATCGTCCTGGAGAACAACTACACGGCGCTGCAGAACGCCAAGTATGAGGGCTGGTACATGGCCTTCACCCGCAAGGGCCGCCCGCGCAAGGGTTCTAAGACCCGCCAGCACCAACGGGAGGTACATTTCATGAAAAGGCTTCCCAAGGGCCACCAGACCACCGAGCCCCACAGACGCTTTGAGTTCCTCAACTACCCCTTCAACCGGAGAAGTAAAAGGACTAGAAACTCCAGCTCCAGGGTGGGCCCTTGA
- the NPM3 gene encoding nucleoplasmin-3 — protein sequence MEPHGPGCPGSVLFGCELTASTKSYTFQVDEEDDSDHILALSVVCLTDGAKDECNVVEVVGRNHENQEIAVPVANLKLSCQPLLSLDNFKLQPPVTFRLAAGSGPVRLAGWHRIVHREDASFEEDDDLSEEEEQELAPIMPAKK from the exons ATGGAGCCGCACGGGCCCGGCTGCCCCGGCAGCGTCCTCTTCG GCTGTGAGCTGACTGCCAGTACCAAATCCTACACGTTTCAGGTGGATGAGGAAGATGACTCTGACCACATTTTGGCTCTGTCTGTG GTCTGCCTCACAGACGGTGCCAAGGACGAGTGCAATGTGGTGGAGGTTGTCGGGCGAAACCACGAGAACCAGGAGATTGCTGTGCCTGTGGCAAATCTGAAATTGTCATGCCAGCCCTTG CTGAGTCTGGACAACTTCAAGCTGCAGCCTCCAGTGACCTTCCGTCTGGCAGCAGGCTCTGGCCCAGTGCGCCTTGCTGGCTGGCACAGGATCG TGCACAGGGAAGATGCTTCGTTTGAGGAGGATGATGACTTGtctgaggaggaggaacaggaaCTTGCTCCTATCATGCCAGCCAAGAAGTAG
- the FGF8 gene encoding fibroblast growth factor 8 isoform X2 gives MDPCSSLFSYVLMHLFVLCLQAQHVREQSLVTDQLSRRLVRTYQLYSRTSGKHVQILDNKKINAMAEDGDVHAKLIVETDTFGSRVRIKGAATGFYICMNKKGKLIGKSNGKGKDCVFTEIVLENNYTALQNAKYEGWYMAFTRKGRPRKGSKTRQHQREVHFMKRLPKGHQTTEPHRRFEFLNYPFNRRSKRTRNSSSRVGP, from the exons ATGGACCCCTGCTCCTCGCTGTTCAGCTACGT gtTAATGCACTTGTTCGTCCTCTGCCTGCAAGCCCAG CATGtgagggagcagagcctggtGACGGATCAGCTCAGCCGACGGCTCGTCCGTACCTACCAGCTGTACAGCCGGACCAGTGGGAAACATGTGCAGATCTTGGACAACAAGAAAATCAATGCGATGGCAGAGGATGGGGATGTGCACG CCAAGCTCATCGTGGAGACGGACACCTTCGGGAGCCGTGTGCGCATCAAGGGGGCAGCCACAGGTTTCTACATCTGCATGAACAAGAAGGGGAAGCTGATCGGCAAG AGCAATGGCAAAGGCAAGGACTGTGTCTTCACGGAGATCGTCCTGGAGAACAACTACACGGCGCTGCAGAACGCCAAGTATGAGGGCTGGTACATGGCCTTCACCCGCAAGGGCCGCCCGCGCAAGGGTTCTAAGACCCGCCAGCACCAACGGGAGGTACATTTCATGAAAAGGCTTCCCAAGGGCCACCAGACCACCGAGCCCCACAGACGCTTTGAGTTCCTCAACTACCCCTTCAACCGGAGAAGTAAAAGGACTAGAAACTCCAGCTCCAGGGTGGGCCCTTGA